Within Spinacia oleracea cultivar Varoflay chromosome 4, BTI_SOV_V1, whole genome shotgun sequence, the genomic segment aggataaaattaattaattagagtcctactaggattctagtttaactaattagtatcctaataagattccagttccttttccatacctctataaataagggcctagggtcattatttgcagaaacgattgaagtattcaaagggtaagtttttgaaataaaattaaccatacacttgcaaacactagccgaaattcctagtaaccttaagggcgattctagttggtctaacttgaggcggatccggacgtactgtggactatctacggagggacgacatttggagtcctaaagacttgttcttgttcggttcgggcgcagctagggaaggcacgctacaacatgtatgcatcaattctatgctaaatgattatgtgaatataatatgctttcctggctttatggtttttccgcatgatttatgaattgtcatatgtatcataacctaacaaaactcCCCTCTATGATCCCCACCAGAGGCTAGAATTTGACAAGAAACATCTGCAGAGGTGCCTCCAAAGTAAATATTTCTCTTGCTCAGATTAGCTTCTAAACCAGAAGCAGAAGAAAACTTCTGAAAAGCATTCATAATCAACTGAACTGAAACCAAATCTGCTTTGGCAAACAACAAtaaatcatctgcaaacatcagatGAGTGATGTTATTCCTTTCACATCTAGGATGATAGTTAAAATCTGGGTTGAGCTGCAACTGGTTCATACATCTTGAGAGGTATTCCATCCCAatagcaaaaagaaaaggatagATGGGATCACCCTTTCTCATACCCTTTTTGGCTTGAAAAGGAATAGTAGGGAACCCATTGATCAAAATTGAATATGAAACTGTAGTTAAACATGCCATAACCCACTTAATGTAAAGACCAGAGAATCCCAACTCTTGCATAACAGTTTCAATAAACTTTCATTCAATAAAGTCATAAGCCTTCTTAAGGTCAATCTTCAGAACACATCTTGGGGAAATGTGAGCTCTACCATAACCCTTAATAAGTTTAGTAGCAAGAAGAATATTATCAGCAATACATCTCCCAGGAATGAACCCAAATTGGCAATCACTAACTACCTCTGCAATCACACCTTGCATTCTAGCAGTAAGAATCTTAGAGATCAGTTTGTAAACTATAGAACAGCAGGCAATTGGCCTGAAATCCCTCACTTGTGAAGCATTGTTTACTTTAGGCACCAAAGTTACTGAAGAACAATTGATTCCTTTATACATCTTCCCAGTGTGAAAGAATAGAAGACAACTTTGTATACATCTTCTTTATTAATATGCCAtgttttcttaaaaaaacaCAGCATTATACCCATCAAGCCCAAGGGCTTTACTGTCATCAAGAGAATGCAAAGCTACATCAACTTCAAGAGTAGTGACAGGAGCAATAAGAGTGTTGATTGCTGAAGAAGAGAGCCTAGCATCACTTTTGAGAATGGGAATATCAAGACTGGGTAAAGAAGTAGCAGCTGACCCCAGAAAAGATTTGTAAAAATTATGAGTTTCTTCAGCAATATCTTTAGCATCAGTAATCTTCCCCCTTGAGAATCATATAACACAGAAATCTTGTTAGTGCTTCTTCTTTGTTTAACTGAGGCAAAGAAGATACTATTATTAGAATATCCATTAGTAAGAAATTCTTGATTTCTGCCTCATAGCAGATTCCTCAACTGCCAACCATTTCCTAAGCTTCTCTATATGTTGTTTTCTCTGCACACAGAAGATTAACATCAGAAGGGTCATTCTGTAAGTGAGATTGGACAATATCCAACTCCTACTGAGCACAAGAGATCTTATCATAAATCTTAGCAAATTCTTCCTTATGCAATTTTTTAAGTTCTCCTTTGAGTCTCTGCAATTTAAACCAAACTCCACTCAATGGAGTTTATTTCACAGGTTTGCACCAGTCAGTAGTTACAACTTGGTCAAACTGAGAATGAGTAGCCAAGAAGTTAAAAAACTTAAAAGGTCTACCTCCTTGTTGTTGATCACTCTTGATGTTAATGAGAAGGGGTGAATGGTCTGAAATGGAAGGTTGCAGATAATCCATAAACACTTGATCATATTTAATCATCCACTCTCCATTCCCCAAATTCTACTTGAAATTCTCCTATCTCCAATACTCTTATTACTCCAAGAATAGAAATTCCCTATAACTCTAAGTTCAGCTACCCCAGTAAGAAAAAGAAACTGTTCAAAATCTTGAGTATCATAACTTGTAATACCAGCACCATTGAGTCTATCTTGTTGAGATAAAACATCATTAAAATCTCCTAACAAAAGCAAAGGAGTGCTACCAATAGAAGCAGCTAACCCAGTAAGCTCTCTCCACAGAGGTTTCCTAGTTTCCACTGTGTTGAGACCATAAACAACTGTAAACACACGGATAGAATTCCCACTGGAATCCGCCAATTCCCCATGAATAAATTGCTCATGAATGATAAGGACTGTGACTGTAACTTTCAGAGAGTTCCAACCCAACCATATTCTACCTCTTGGATTACAAAGAGAATTACAAGACCAAGACCAACAGCTACCAAATTTATTTTGAATCTTAACTGCATTTCTACTTTCGACTCTAGTTTCAAGCACAGCAATAACATATACTTTATTATCAGACAAAAATATCTTAAGACTTCTAGTCTTAGTGGGGTCATTTAAACCCCTAATGTTCCATGAGCACACTATCATTAATAGTGTAGTGAAGAGATACCTGGGGGCTCCCCAACACTTTCCTCATCACTTTCCTCTCCTTCATCATCCGAGTGATGTACATCCTGTTGATTCAGAACCCTAAAGGAATTCTAGATAGGAGTTTCTGAAACATGAAGTCTACCTTCTACCTGTCTGGTTTCCTAGCAGTCATCCAACCAGCATCATTTCCAGATTGCACCACATTGATTGTGTAAATTGGAGTCACAGTTCCATCAACAACAGCACTATTACCCTTTTGTTTATCTTCTGGAACAGTTTTCTTAACCACCCACTTCTTCACAACTTTCTGAACTGCTGGCCTAGTTGTTGCTTGTTTAACTTTTGCACAGTCATGGCCTACTATACAACATTTCTTGCAAAAAGACGGTTTCCAATCATAAGACACAGGTTGAACAAACTCCTTCCCAGTGGCATCAACAACAACTATGTGAGAAGGCAGTGGTTTTGTAACATCAACTTCAATGAGCACCCTGGCAAATGAAATTCTGAGTTGTTGTGTAGTGCATTCATCAGCAAAGAGTGGCACTCTTAGAACACTACTTAACCTGCTGAGAGAGACACTCCCCCAACAATTCAGTGGAAGGTTAGGAAATTTGACCCACATGGGAATCACCTTGAGAACTTCTTCATGGAAGTTGAAGTGGGGAGACCATGGTTTAAAATTTTGCATGTTTATAGATAACATACAGGCTACAAATGATGCTTTCGTAGCTTACATTAgcaatcaaaataataaaagattAAAGTTTTCTTTACAATTAATTTCCGTAACAATAATGGTTGGTATTAAGTGAATGGTTTATTGCATTAATGCTTTAGCATACAATTCTCAAATTATTAAAATGTCAAATCATGAAAAATGCATACGAGTGGAGACATTATATTTTATGACAATCTAAGGGATAATATACACCTGCGTTATTCATGGTCACCCATACCTTATTTATGCAAAAAATCTTTAGCCTCCAACATTCATAATTGTTCTATTGGTATCATGGTCAGACCCAAGAAGAAATTGATTTCCTATACTCAAACAAAATCCATATCATCAATTTATGGTCAGATAATGGCTACAACTATTTGAACTTCGCCCAAGTAACTACTATTTATGAGGTCAGTTACTATAACACAGAATGGCCCCTATTTTGACGGGGCATGGTAGGTCAACTTTGATACCCTCCCAGAATTGACTAATTTAATGAACACTTAATTTCAATATTATTAGGCTGAGCTTCATCAAGATTTCAACttcaacaaatttcaatatccaaATATCCTATTTCATATAAACCAGTAAACCACCGAGTAAAGGGAGCACAGTTTGCTAAATGCTTTGAAGCATCATTGTCACTAGATCGTATATTCTATAGTTATAACCTATGTAGAAGTGATGATCCTACAATGTCAATACTAAGAGGGCCCTTCATCTTATTGCTCAAATACAAGATGTAGAATTCATAATTCTATTCAAACATGCAGCCCAAGTCTTGtaagggaatacagttaaatacgtattaacgcagcggaataatccccaaagtcaggaagcatgtataaagtacagattaagaaaacttacattcgaagcgtgttttccctattTCAACGAATcatgaacacgaacaaagaactccaattgtcgttcctctacttggttcaccgacacgttcagatccgtcttgagattcgtatcTTAGACGTCACTCAGGATTTttagcttttagggaagaacagtatgaacggaggcaaagagagaattagggtttctctttgaTTAGGTTTTACTGAACTCACATAGAAGTAAAATTGTGTTGTGTTGGAAAAACATAATGGTAGGTGGTGTGTTATAACCCTGAGGTTATAACATGACTGGCCAAGGCACGAAGCCTCAACCGACCAAGGCACGAAACCTCAACCGGCCAACACACGCACCAAGCCCACgagcagcgcgcacaaggcaacGCAGCCATGGGCCTTTGGCCTCGCTGCTTTGCTTGCTGCCATCGCTGCTGTCTGCGCGCGCCCAGCCGGCCTTGCGGGCTTGCTCTCGTTGCTGGCGagctgctggctcgttgggccttgcgtgcttggctcgatgggccggcAGCCTCGTCTCGCTCGTATCCGCGACCAACGCCTTACGActattgtttatcgtatagtactcggcgaatcaccgtcgtacgatacgattattcgtttcacctagcttacgaatattcgcgatatgatatacgattccgatccaacgtcatatcgtatatttatgtttttccgaactaattcccgaaaagcttattaaatgaatttccgattcatttaattcgatgatctgttacatgccattggtgtgaccttataggttcagtcaagagtaagttgtgagcctaatatagattagaactcactgatcgaaagcattgctccagctagctgttccgatcacttgatctcactgaattaattgctcgtaattaatctaaaccttggtattagactaatgcaccttaggtgaaggacacatttccttcagtcttccacttgtcattcagataaGTGTGCATTCGCATTCCTTTGGTGCTTAGttttacttgctgaacataaggcaagatccaagccatccttattagttccagaagtgtttctcggattactgagttcaacttttaaacttttacagaaggttaagccttaaccattctgagcacggccatgcattttcacagtatctaactctccgagaggccttgttacacaacaacaccatatcttatcaaagataggaggacaattcattcttgcaatctatgaacactcactttgattcataacacgcctaataactgcttttatagcctccttttacggtgcgatgttttgcgagcattagagcgaactaatcttcaaacgagcaatcataattactcatgttatgaggaatggttctaatcaccattaatgagaactgcttatgacatgactttaatctcttaaagtgttctcatggtcaatccgatacaagatccaataagtatcaatgcaaaagattttgacatccaatcaatctagttcaagaaaccgaactacaaatctacttgcaatctaatattcattagtcattggtcgtccacctttcaatgacctggattagggatcctttttgacttcaatattcaagttcactcatgggtgtttctttgtcgaagaatccatcttgacatcccatttgaatgttttgaatcgattggacttttcatttaatactaaaccaaattaaatgaatatgaaataaagaatttcataattataaaatggttaaaccaattgttttaaacacatatctaacagatgttctaaaacaaaacttaggaaatcaaagccattctccaacatgcttgattcccatggttgctacatacatgtgcgttgtgcttcacttgtagcaacggtttagtcaatggatctgcgacgttgtcgtcagttccaaccttgcaaatctcgatttctttcctttcaacgatttctcgaagtatgtgaaatcgccgcagtacgtgcttggacttctggtggctcctaggctccttttcctaggcaatggctccgctattgtcgcaatacaaagccattggtcctttaatggaggggacaaccccaagttcttcgatgaacttccgaatccaaacagcttcctttgctgcttctgagacaacaatgtactcggcttcagttgtagaatccgcaatagtgctttgcttagtgtagggggtttttttgttgcaaaaacttgtttcccgttctacaagaggggcggttctttagaaatccatagaatttttgtacctcgaaggagtcgccaccaaacattgtttaaagtctcgtttggaaagaccgcaagtgactctattttggataaggccttgaatccttgaaacggatgggtgagatccgggcacgggaacaaaaatgcttattccgcgagctttagaaatattcaagtacgttggcacaacattttttcgaaaatataccctagattagactatgtgggtttgaatttagagcaaatagaatctctaattgtatggtggtcactttgctttaaagattgatttaaggaacctaaggccggtttatccaaaaaattatctttgttaagcgtgatgtaaccttttgtattttgttgtatttagcatgtgtggtgatgaaagagataaaacaaataaagcaacatcacaatactaaataaagtgcggaattagtaaatacaagaccccctagaaaaggactagggagtaggtccacattgcctagaaatggactaggcaagtaaagatgcggaattgaaagtgcggaattgaaattgcggtattgaaattgcggtattgaaattgcggtattgaaattgcggtattgaaagtgcgatattgaaattgcggtattgaaaggtgcgatattgaaattgcggtattgaaaggtgcgatattgaaattgcaatattgaaaggtgcataattgaagtttgtacttgggcacatgagattcgaacgccaagcggctccttaaaaataagtgcgcccgacacgaattcaaagccaaaaatctcaacttgggagaggttgctcaacccaaatatcatagattttgcatgttaaacttgaacttgaaagcttgaatattgaagttttgaacttgaaataattgaaatttgaacttgaaatgatcctagtttagggaaataaccatgaacaaccctaaacatggcgagatcttgaaaattgaaaacttgaacttgtatattgaaaaatggagttttgaatctcaaaagactaaacctttaaatgttaaaaggtatcatatttgattaccccatgttagaaggtgattctagtccaagaggtgattgtaaacaacttggacatccttgaatcttgaaaatttgtattttatattttgaaaaagtttgtatttttggaaaacatgtatgattgttgtaagtggtgtttttcaatgattaaaagcaccaacttgctaatcatttaaaaatc encodes:
- the LOC130471851 gene encoding uncharacterized protein, with protein sequence MQNFKPWSPHFNFHEEVLKVIPMWVKFPNLPLNCWGSVSLSRLSSVLRVPLFADECTTQQLRISFARVLIEVDVTKPLPSHIVVVDATGKEFVQPVSYDWKPSFCKKCCIVGHDCAKVKQATTRPAVQKVVKKWVVKKTVPEDKQKGNSAVVDGTVTPIYTINVVQSGNDAGWMTARKPDRVLNQQDVHHSDDEGEESDEESVGEPPVYVIAVLETRVESRNAVKIQNKFGSCWSWSCNSLCNPRGRIWLGWNSLKVTVTVLIIHEQFIHGELADSSGNSIRVFTVVYGLNTVETRKPLWRELTGLAASIGSTPLLLLGDFNDVLSQQDRLNGAGITSYDTQDFEQFLFLTGVAELRVIGNFYSWSNKSIGDRRISSRIWGMESG